In Hwangdonia lutea, a single window of DNA contains:
- a CDS encoding outer membrane beta-barrel protein, whose amino-acid sequence MKKITTLLMCFVATAMFAQEKATTPKFSFSGSVDAYYRANFSAPNDENHVAPGSSFANLPGFALGMVNLVASYEGKKTGFVADLMFGPRGTDAIFNSPMYPVGNEEIGTGNIVAQLYAYWNVSESVKLTIGNFNTFLGYEVISPVVNFNYSTSYLFSYGPFTHTGLKADFALSEDFSLMLGVMNDTDITEFNPTGDYAFGAQLGYSGQFLNVLVDPSFFEIDFTGGIDLFDTFFLGINAAHLSYEDNGGSFTGGAIYPQYAISESFTAGLRAEYFSESDFGAGGIGAYDTNGYGSVFALTLTGSYAVENLTIKPEIRLDSTSEEGAFWDNDLMPSKSLGSFVMAAIYSF is encoded by the coding sequence ATGAAAAAAATTACAACACTATTAATGTGTTTTGTGGCAACTGCGATGTTTGCACAAGAAAAAGCAACCACTCCAAAGTTTAGCTTTAGCGGAAGCGTTGATGCTTATTATAGAGCTAACTTTTCGGCGCCTAACGATGAAAATCATGTTGCGCCGGGGTCTTCATTTGCTAATTTGCCTGGTTTTGCCTTAGGAATGGTAAATCTTGTTGCTAGTTATGAAGGTAAAAAAACAGGATTTGTTGCCGATTTAATGTTTGGTCCGAGAGGGACGGACGCCATATTTAATTCTCCAATGTACCCTGTAGGAAATGAGGAAATAGGCACGGGCAACATCGTAGCCCAATTATATGCTTACTGGAACGTGAGTGAATCCGTAAAACTTACCATAGGTAATTTCAATACTTTTTTAGGTTATGAGGTTATTTCGCCTGTTGTTAACTTTAACTATAGCACATCTTACCTGTTCTCCTATGGGCCTTTTACCCACACAGGGCTGAAAGCTGATTTTGCTTTATCTGAAGATTTCAGCTTAATGTTGGGTGTTATGAATGATACAGACATCACTGAATTTAATCCAACCGGTGATTACGCATTTGGCGCCCAATTAGGATATTCAGGACAGTTCCTAAATGTATTGGTAGACCCTTCATTTTTTGAAATTGATTTTACCGGAGGAATTGATTTATTCGATACTTTCTTCTTAGGTATCAATGCAGCGCATTTAAGTTACGAAGATAATGGCGGTTCATTTACAGGTGGAGCAATATATCCGCAGTATGCAATAAGTGAAAGCTTTACTGCCGGTTTAAGAGCTGAGTATTTTTCTGAATCTGATTTTGGCGCAGGAGGTATCGGAGCATATGATACCAATGGATACGGTTCTGTATTTGCACTAACATTAACAGGTAGCTATGCCGTTGAAAACTTAACCATAAAACCAGAAATAAGATTGGATTCAACAAGTGAAGAAGGGGCTTTTTGGGATAACGATTTAATGCCATCAAAAAGCTTGGGGTCTTTCGTAATGGCAGCCATCTATTCATTTTAA
- a CDS encoding P-II family nitrogen regulator, whose product MKKIEAIIRKSKYSEVRDALHEVGVNFFSYWDVTGLGNEKEGHVYRGVSYSTSDIQRRYLSIVVNDDFEEITIDTILRVARTGDVGDGKIFVSDVKECYRIRTGQKGGDTLR is encoded by the coding sequence ATGAAAAAAATTGAAGCAATTATTAGAAAATCCAAGTACAGCGAAGTTAGGGATGCCTTGCACGAAGTAGGCGTAAATTTTTTCTCGTACTGGGATGTAACCGGGTTAGGAAACGAAAAAGAAGGCCATGTGTACCGAGGGGTTTCCTATAGTACGAGCGATATTCAGCGCAGATATCTATCCATTGTGGTTAACGATGATTTTGAGGAAATAACCATAGACACCATTTTAAGAGTAGCGCGAACAGGCGATGTTGGCGATGGGAAAATTTTTGTTTCCGATGTCAAGGAATGTTACAGAATACGAACCGGACAAAAAGGCGGAGATACCTTAAGATAA
- a CDS encoding ammonium transporter, protein MELLTTNNVWMMICTALVFFMHMGFALLEIGLTRQKNTLNILFKNIFIITVGLLLYALVGFNLTYPGFESGDWGIFGFAGFGLDSPLTSAGTLDLAYNEGYTYWTDFLFQGMFAATAATIVSGAVAERMKIGAFMIYAVIYVGFVYPIAGSWKWGGGFLDQLGFYDFAGSTLVHSVGGWGALVAVCLLGARIGKFKNGKIQAIPGHNIPLATAGVLILWLGWFGFNGGSVLSADPGLTSLVLVTTCLAAASGGVVAAITSTIVYKNLDLTMFLNGILGGLVGITAGADVMSPTAAIIIGAVSGALIVFAVGCIDRLKLDDPVGAIAVHLVCGIWGTLAVGIFGFSAVTNDAGDFLNAKGDVVATISEAANSLSFLPQLYGVLAYAAICTISTFLIVFVLKKTIGIRVSELEELEGLDSHEHGMDAYPDFRLNEH, encoded by the coding sequence ATGGAATTACTTACTACAAACAATGTATGGATGATGATCTGTACAGCACTCGTTTTCTTTATGCATATGGGTTTTGCCCTCTTGGAAATAGGATTAACGAGACAAAAAAATACATTAAACATCCTTTTTAAAAACATATTTATTATTACCGTTGGCTTGCTTTTATATGCTCTGGTTGGGTTTAACTTAACCTATCCAGGGTTTGAATCTGGTGATTGGGGGATATTCGGATTTGCAGGATTTGGACTGGATTCACCATTAACCAGTGCAGGAACTTTGGATCTCGCCTATAATGAAGGCTATACCTATTGGACCGACTTTTTGTTTCAAGGTATGTTTGCAGCAACGGCAGCGACCATAGTTTCGGGAGCAGTGGCTGAACGTATGAAGATTGGCGCGTTTATGATTTACGCTGTAATTTATGTTGGCTTTGTTTACCCCATTGCGGGTTCATGGAAATGGGGCGGCGGATTTTTAGACCAATTGGGCTTTTATGATTTTGCAGGTTCTACTTTAGTGCACTCTGTTGGAGGATGGGGCGCCTTGGTAGCTGTGTGTTTATTGGGTGCCAGAATAGGTAAATTTAAAAACGGAAAAATACAGGCCATTCCAGGGCATAATATTCCTTTGGCAACGGCGGGTGTATTAATTCTTTGGTTAGGTTGGTTTGGTTTTAACGGTGGCTCTGTGCTTTCTGCAGACCCAGGATTAACCTCTTTGGTTTTAGTTACCACGTGTTTAGCCGCAGCAAGTGGTGGGGTTGTAGCTGCCATTACCTCAACAATCGTCTACAAAAATTTAGATTTAACCATGTTTTTAAATGGTATTCTTGGAGGCCTTGTGGGTATTACTGCTGGTGCAGACGTAATGTCGCCAACAGCGGCTATAATAATAGGTGCCGTATCGGGTGCGCTCATTGTTTTTGCCGTTGGGTGTATTGATAGGCTAAAGTTAGACGATCCTGTTGGGGCCATTGCCGTACATTTAGTTTGTGGTATTTGGGGAACGCTGGCTGTTGGTATCTTCGGATTTAGTGCCGTTACCAATGATGCAGGTGATTTTTTAAACGCCAAGGGCGATGTGGTTGCAACGATTTCTGAAGCGGCCAATAGTTTATCGTTTTTACCGCAATTATATGGTGTACTAGCTTATGCCGCCATTTGTACCATTTCTACCTTTTTAATTGTTTTTGTATTGAAGAAAACAATCGGTATCAGGGTCTCAGAACTCGAAGAACTTGAAGGTTTAGATTCTCACGAACACGGTATGGACGCCTATCCGGATTTTAGATTGAATGAGCATTAA